The nucleotide sequence CATGGGCCTGGTGATCCTGCCGCAAGCCCTGAAGATGGTGATCCCGGGCATCGTCAACACGTTTATCGCGTTGTTCAAGGACACCAGCCTGGTGATCATCATCGGCCTGTTCGACCTGCTCAACAGCGTCAAGCAAGCCGCCGCCGACCCTAAATGGTTGGGTATGGCCACCGAAGGCTATGTGTTTGCCGCCCTGGTGTTCTGGATTTTCTGTTTTGGTATGTCGCGCTATTCCATTCATTTGGAACACAAGCTCGACACAGGCCACAAGCGTTAGGAGTTGATGTTATGAGCGAAGCGATCAAACAGCCTGTGAGCCCTGAAGGCATTATCCAGATGCAGGGCGTCAACAAGTGGTACGGCCAGTTCCATGTGTTGAAAGACATCAACCTCAACGTCAAGCAGGGCGAGCGTATCGTGCTGTGCGGCCCGTCGGGTTCGGGCAAGTCCACCACCATCCGTTGCCTCAACCGCCTGGAAGAGCACCAGCAGGGCCGCATCGTGGTCGATGGCGTGGAGCTGACCAACGACCTCAAGCAGATCGAAGCGATCCGCCGTGAAGTCGGCATGGTGTTCCAGCACTTCAATCTGTTCCCGCACCTGACCATCCTGCAGAACTGCACGCTGGCGCCGATGTGGGTGCGCAAGATGCCCAAGCGCAAGGCCGAGGAAATCGCCATGCACTACCTGGAGCGTGTGCGCATCCCGGAGCAGGCTCACAAGTTTCCGGGGC is from Pseudomonas marginalis and encodes:
- a CDS encoding amino acid ABC transporter ATP-binding protein; amino-acid sequence: MSEAIKQPVSPEGIIQMQGVNKWYGQFHVLKDINLNVKQGERIVLCGPSGSGKSTTIRCLNRLEEHQQGRIVVDGVELTNDLKQIEAIRREVGMVFQHFNLFPHLTILQNCTLAPMWVRKMPKRKAEEIAMHYLERVRIPEQAHKFPGQLSGGQQQRVAIARALCMKPKIMLFDEPTSALDPEMVKEVLDTMIGLAEDGMTMLCVTHEMGFARTVANRVIFMDKGEIVEQAAPNDFFDNPQNDRTKLFLSQILH